The segment CTGCATCTGCTTTGAGGAGTTCCAAAGCTTTCACTTGGTAAGTTTGTTCTTCTGTATGTTCCATGAGGACTCCCCCATTTATTGATTTTTATCCCGCTTCGACGGCCAGTAAGATTTCCACTTGTTCAAGCGGGAAATCTACTGACCGTAAAAGTCCGATTTAGATCAACTCACAATCAGCAGGGATGAAAAACCCCACTGATTGAAGTTTCTCTTACCTCTATTAGCCTGTTTAAAGTGTATCTTCAATGAGATAAAAATGCAAGCTCTACACAGGCTAGAATTAATCCCTTTAGCAATTTGCTTGAAAAAGGTATACTGAAAGAAGATCGATTATTTGATGGAGGGTTTGTAATGGAATTTATTGTACCATTTAAAGGCAAAGTAAAATTTAAAATTGTTTTAGATCCAACTGTTTGGATTTTTGATGACCGCAGAATAGATTTAGATACTTACTTTTCGGAAGACCGTATAGTCGTTGACGAAACAGAAGAATATAAACGCGGCATGGGTGAACATTGGTCACGGGAAATCATGGAAGGCGCCACCGTTCCCCAAACTCTAAAAACAGAAAAAAGGTACAATCGGAAAGAAAAAAATGAAATGATTACCGGTACTTTCGGAATCCTATTTGCACCTTTCCTTAAAAATGCAGAACCCGATGAAGATGCGGCGACAGTCATATTTGAAACTGCTCACGGTGAATTCGCGTTTCCAATTAACGAAGCAAAAGAACTGATTTTTAAATTCAGTGAAAAAGGAAAACCGCTAAAAGAAAACGGTCCAGTCCATATTTTACATAATGATGGATCTAATCAGGAAAATCCAATTACTGATGTTTTTGCCATCCGAGTCGAATAGGAGTGAACAGCTATGCGCGTACAATGTGTTATCTGCGACACCATCGAAGAACTGGTTGACGATACACTCGAAGCAAAAAGATTGCGGAACCGGCCGATTCATACCCATCTGTGCAAAGCTTGCCACGATCGAATTACGGAACGTACGAAAGAAAGGCTCGCAACTGGGTCTTTCCGTTTTTATAGAAGCTCCCGCAGAATTGAGGACGACTTCTGATGAAGCTGCTAAAAGGCATATGGATCGGTTTTTGGAGCGGATTGCTTTTGGGAATTTTACTGAAATGGATTCAGTCGGTTACAGGTGAACAAGTGTATACCCTTTTACTGAATGTAGATTTTCTTCCCTTGATTGGCAAAGTCGACTGGTCAGAGCCCGTTGAATTCGCATTTCACCTGGCTATATCTCTGCTGATCAGCATTGTTTATGTCTATCTTGCTAAACGGAGAGCCTATACATTTGGCCAGCTGGTTTTGTTCAGCCTCGCTATGTGCATACCGTTTTTCCTGCTTTATTTTCCGCTAGCTGCGCTTGCAGTGCGTGAAGACGTGCCTGCAGTAACCGATGCCGGCGCTATCATTTATTGGATGTTTGCGCATTTAACTTATGCCTTAGCATTGCCGATTCTATATAAAACATTTGAACGAAAAAACGCTGCATCTCAATGAGATGCAGCGTTTTCGCGTTTTTCGCGCCATAAGCGGATTTTATACAGTATCAGGATAAGTGCGGCAATAACCAAACCTTCTACCACCGGCAGGAAGAAAGCTAAAAATGTTAGCCCCAGGCCACCGGCAAGAAGGAATAATCCGATAACCGCATTTTTTCCAAATGATAGTTTTTTTGCAAAACCCAATTTATAGACAAATGCCGATAATAGGAAGATGACGGCAAAGAGCGCGTATCCCGCTATTGTATAGTTCGGCAGATTTTCATATAAGACTCGAGCTACGGGATACATACTGTCATAGACAAAAGCTTGTTCGTCGCCCACAGATTATACACCCTTCCTAAATTGATTATTCTTCAATTGCAACTTTCTTTTTCTTAGCCATGCGTTCGCGTTCGTTTTTATCAAGAATTTTCTTGCGCAAACGGATGGTCTGCGGAGTAATTTCGCAATACTCATCGTCGTTCAAGTATTCAAGCGCTTCTTCAAGACTCATTAAACGGGCTTTTTTCATTGTCGTCGTTTGGTCTTTGTTTGCTGAACGGATGTTTGTTGCAGCTTTGATTTTTACGATGTTTACAGTCAAATCGCTGTCGCGGTTATGCTCGCCAACAATCATGCCTTCGTAGATTTCAGCGCCTACTTCAACAAAAGCAGTTCCGCGGTCTTCGATGCCCATTAGGCCGTAAGTTGAAACTTTTCCGCGCTCCATGGAAACCAATACACCTTGACGGCGTCCGCCTACGCGACCTGAAGCTACTGGCTGGTAGCTGTCAAATGTGTGGTTGATAATTCCGTAACCACGGGTTTGTGTCAAGAATTCAGTGGTGTAACCAATCAAGCCACGAGCCGGTACGTTAAACACGAGGCGGACTTGCCCGCTTCCGTTGTTGACCATATCCAGCATTTCGCCTTTGCGTTCACCTAAAGATTCGATGATTGAGCCTGTATATTCTTCAGGAACATCAACTTGCACGCGTTCAACCGGTTCGCAGCGAACGCCGTCAACCATACGGACGATAACTTCAGGTTTGGATACTTGAAGTTCGAATCCTTCACGGCGCATGTTCTCGATCAAGATCGACAAATGCAATTCTCCGCGTCCGGAAACAACCCACGCATCCGGTGAATCCGTGTTTTCTACACGCAGGGATACGTCCGTCTGCAATTGTGCATCCAAACGTTCCTGAATTTTTCTGGAAGTGATCCATTTGCCTTCTTTGCCGGCAAACGGGCTATTGTTTACTAAGAAAGTCATTTGCAATGTCGGTTCGTCAATGCGAAGAACCGGCAATGCTTCTTGATGGTCAGCCGGACAAACCGTCTCCCCAACGTTGATGTCTTCCATACCAGAGATGGCAATCAAATCGCCAGCTTCAGCTTTTTCGATTTCTACGCGTTTAAGCCCCATGAAACCATGGATCTTTGTCACGCGGAAGTTTTTAACGGAACCTTCAAGCTTCATTAACGCAACAGATTGTCCAACTTCGATTGTGCCGCGGAATACCCGGCCAATCCCGATACGACCTACATAGTCGCTGTAGTCAAGAAGCGCTACCTGGAATTGAAGTGGCTCATCTCTGTTATCGATTGGTGCTGGTACGTGTTCCAAGATTGCATCATAAACAACCTGCATGTTTTCTTCTTGATCTGCAGGATCAGATGAAAGACTCGCAGTACCGTTCATGCCTGATGCGAAAATAACTGGGAATTCAAGTTGATCGTCATTTGCTTCCAGTTCAATGAACAATTCGATGACTTCGTCAACCACTTCTTCCGGACGAGCGAAATCGCGGTCAATTTTGTTTACAACAACGATTGGTTTCAAGTTTTGTTCCAATGCTTTTTTCAATACAAAACGCGTTTGTGGCATACAGCCTTCGTAAGCATCTACTACAAGCAAAACACCATCTACCATTTTCATGATACGTTCAACTTCTCCACCAAAATCGGCGTGTCCAGGAGTATCCAAAATGTTGATTTTAGCGTCTTTATATTGAATCGCAGTGTTTTTAGCAAGAATTGTAATTCCGCGTTCTCTTTCGATATCACCAGAGTCCATTGCACGTTCATCAACGTGCTCGTTTGAACGGAAAGTTCCGGATTGCTGAAGAAGCTGATCCACTAAGGTTGTTTTACCATGGTCAACGTGGGCAATAATCGCAATGTTTCTTAAATCGTTTCGTAAGTTAGTCATACTTTCACTCCAATATTCTTTTTTCATGTCCATAACTGTGTTAGTATAGCACATATGGGGAGAAAACCCTAAGACTTTATTTCAAGCAAACAGTGCAGGAGGAAAAAATTTTGAAAAACATAAAATGGATTTTCGTATTTTATTCACTGGCGGCACTTTTATCAATGGCTGGCATTGGAATCGCAGTTGGCTTGCGCAGTATCCCAGGCATTCTTCTCGCCATTTTGCTTCTTTGCCTGATCATGGGAATGGGCTTTAAAAAGAAAAAAGAAATGCGGGAAGCCGGTTTACTTTAATTATGGATAAAGAGGATGCGACGTGTCGCATCCTCTTTTATTTTAACCGAATATAGTCAGATAGCATACGATTGTGTATCGAAGGATTAGCCGCGATAAAAGTATCTTGTTTAAGCAAGTTTGCTGGTTCTCCTGTAAAAGTCGTTGTTACCGCACCCACTTCGCCTGCTATGACAGCGCCTCCGGCAATATCCCAAGGAGAAAGCCTCATCGATACGTATGCATCTATGCGCCCGCTCGCTAAAAATGCCAGCTCAAGTGCTGCAGAACCATATGAACGTGTTCCACGGACAGCCCGTACTAAACCGATTGCCGCTTCATGGTCGATATATTTATTTGGTGCCAGCCAAGAAGCATTGATTGCGACGATTGATTCCTCAATTGAAGTTGCAGCCAGTGATTTCAGCTTTTCATCATTATAATATGCCCCTCCGCCTTCGACCGCATGGTATAAATCATCATTTACGACATCATATATGTATCCAAGCTTCCCTTTTCCATCTTCATAAACTCCAAGGGAAATCGCAAAGTTTCGTTTTTGATGAACGAAATTCATCGTGCCGTCAATCGGATCAAGCATCCAAATAACACCTGACAAATCATCGATTGCATCTCCAAAGCCTTCCTCGCCGAAAATGCGGTGGCCAGGATAATCCCGTCTTATCCGTTCAATGAAAAATTGTTCAATTTCTTTGTCAATATTTGTAACTAAATCATTTGCATCGGATTTTGTCTCAATTGTAATATCGCTGATAAAAGAATTCCGGATTTTGTGCCCTGCTTCTTTGATCAATGACTTTATGTACCGGTCCATTGCATGCAGCTCCATGTTTTCCGCCTCCTTGTTTCTATCCATTATAACGAAAAAGGCCCCTACTGTCTTATCCCAGTAGGTGCCTCTATGTGATAGTTTTGTCAGAGCGCATGAAGTGCCTCCAGTTCTACATATATTTCATGAAGCCGTTTTTTGCTTTTATCCGCTTCACGGCCATCTTTTTGCTGCATGGCATCAAACAAAGAAGCAAGTTCATAGTCCAGTTCAAGTTTCAATACATTGATATATTCTTTCTCTATCTCTGCTTTGCGAATGATTTGAATCATCTGTTTCATAATAAGCACCCCTTCCTCTCCGCATTTCGATAATTCAGATAATTATAAATATAATTGCTATAAAAATCAATACCCAATGGCGATTAGAAAAAACTTATTTATATTCTTTCTTCCCAAACTTCGCTAAAATGAAACCTGTGAAATAGATTAAGGAGGAAATTAAATTGACATCTTTTTGGACCGAACAAGATTTTGAAGTATTTGATACTCCAGGGCTGAAAGAGCGCATGGAATTGCTGACGGAACGCGTCCGTCCAAAATTTGAGGAACTGGGCAAATTCTATTCTTCATTTTTCTCTGCAGTGACTGGAGATGAATTTTTCCCTCACGTCGCCAAACATATGCGGCGCACAGTAAATCCCCCAAATGACAGCTGGGTTGCTTTTGCTCCATATAAAAGAGGCTATAAAGCAGTTCCCCATTTTCAAATCGGATTGTGGAACAGTCATGTTTTTATCATTTTAGCGGTAATCTACGAAGCTCCAGGAAAAAGCGCCATGGCCCAAAACTTATTAGATGAAGATGCCCTTGCTGCATTGCCTGCCGATTTCATGGTGTCCGGCGACCACATGAAACCGGAAGCGACACCACTCGAAGAAATGTCAGGCGATGAGTTGAACAAACTGATGATACGCCTGCGCGATGTTAAAAAAGGCGAATTGGTCAT is part of the Planococcus shenhongbingii genome and harbors:
- a CDS encoding YlaF family protein, producing MKNIKWIFVFYSLAALLSMAGIGIAVGLRSIPGILLAILLLCLIMGMGFKKKKEMREAGLL
- the typA gene encoding translational GTPase TypA, which translates into the protein MTNLRNDLRNIAIIAHVDHGKTTLVDQLLQQSGTFRSNEHVDERAMDSGDIERERGITILAKNTAIQYKDAKINILDTPGHADFGGEVERIMKMVDGVLLVVDAYEGCMPQTRFVLKKALEQNLKPIVVVNKIDRDFARPEEVVDEVIELFIELEANDDQLEFPVIFASGMNGTASLSSDPADQEENMQVVYDAILEHVPAPIDNRDEPLQFQVALLDYSDYVGRIGIGRVFRGTIEVGQSVALMKLEGSVKNFRVTKIHGFMGLKRVEIEKAEAGDLIAISGMEDINVGETVCPADHQEALPVLRIDEPTLQMTFLVNNSPFAGKEGKWITSRKIQERLDAQLQTDVSLRVENTDSPDAWVVSGRGELHLSILIENMRREGFELQVSKPEVIVRMVDGVRCEPVERVQVDVPEEYTGSIIESLGERKGEMLDMVNNGSGQVRLVFNVPARGLIGYTTEFLTQTRGYGIINHTFDSYQPVASGRVGGRRQGVLVSMERGKVSTYGLMGIEDRGTAFVEVGAEIYEGMIVGEHNRDSDLTVNIVKIKAATNIRSANKDQTTTMKKARLMSLEEALEYLNDDEYCEITPQTIRLRKKILDKNERERMAKKKKVAIEE
- a CDS encoding YktB family protein, whose translation is MTSFWTEQDFEVFDTPGLKERMELLTERVRPKFEELGKFYSSFFSAVTGDEFFPHVAKHMRRTVNPPNDSWVAFAPYKRGYKAVPHFQIGLWNSHVFIILAVIYEAPGKSAMAQNLLDEDALAALPADFMVSGDHMKPEATPLEEMSGDELNKLMIRLRDVKKGELVIGRHLPKERAVNLSEDDFKEFAEETFAALLPIYKTLLQKEKMPQR
- a CDS encoding inositol monophosphatase family protein, coding for MELHAMDRYIKSLIKEAGHKIRNSFISDITIETKSDANDLVTNIDKEIEQFFIERIRRDYPGHRIFGEEGFGDAIDDLSGVIWMLDPIDGTMNFVHQKRNFAISLGVYEDGKGKLGYIYDVVNDDLYHAVEGGGAYYNDEKLKSLAATSIEESIVAINASWLAPNKYIDHEAAIGLVRAVRGTRSYGSAALELAFLASGRIDAYVSMRLSPWDIAGGAVIAGEVGAVTTTFTGEPANLLKQDTFIAANPSIHNRMLSDYIRLK
- a CDS encoding YlaH-like family protein, yielding MYPVARVLYENLPNYTIAGYALFAVIFLLSAFVYKLGFAKKLSFGKNAVIGLFLLAGGLGLTFLAFFLPVVEGLVIAALILILYKIRLWREKRENAASH
- a CDS encoding peptidyl-prolyl cis-trans isomerase; the protein is MEFIVPFKGKVKFKIVLDPTVWIFDDRRIDLDTYFSEDRIVVDETEEYKRGMGEHWSREIMEGATVPQTLKTEKRYNRKEKNEMITGTFGILFAPFLKNAEPDEDAATVIFETAHGEFAFPINEAKELIFKFSEKGKPLKENGPVHILHNDGSNQENPITDVFAIRVE
- a CDS encoding YlaI family protein — translated: MRVQCVICDTIEELVDDTLEAKRLRNRPIHTHLCKACHDRITERTKERLATGSFRFYRSSRRIEDDF